The Ziziphus jujuba cultivar Dongzao chromosome 7, ASM3175591v1 genome includes a region encoding these proteins:
- the LOC125423880 gene encoding uncharacterized protein LOC125423880: MADYETHHHHSSIPKETALQALNTIIQLHFEKTLEKKRSIDLQKKELQKLFQLFFIFLSLIFLAQAQSPRLQCRHCWIPITLLSLSHLIFYVSVAQTLRCINGFKYQRRCHKLTLGLATEKLREMKMRMSSNNGGAEFEGVGDDDFEIHYQEPPESYFGKFKRNWALHFGFLILIYSFMVSTSVVLLCF, from the coding sequence ATGGCGGATTACGaaacccaccaccaccactcATCAATCCCCAAAGAAACAGCCCTCCAAGCCTTGAACACCATAATCCAGCTCCATTTCGAGAAAACCCTCGAGAAGAAACGCTCAATAGACCTCCAAAAGAAAGAGCTTCAGAAGCTTTTCCagctcttcttcatcttcttgagCCTAATTTTCTTAGCCCAAGCTCAGTCTCCTCGTCTCCAATGCCGGCACTGCTGGATACCTATCacgcttctttctctttcccatCTGATTTTCTATGTCTCTGTGGCTCAGACCTTGAGATGCATCAATGGCTTCAAGTACCAGAGGCGTTGCCACAAGCTTACTCTTGGGTTGGCTACCGAGAAGCTGAGGGAGATGAAGATGAGGATGAGTAGCAATAATGGTGGAGCTGAGTTTGAAGGCGTTGGTGATGATGATTTTGAGATCCATTATCAGGAACCACCTGAGAGTTACTTTGGAAAGTTTAAGAGGAATTGGGCTCTGCATTTTGGGTTCTTGATCTTGATCTACAGCTTTATGGTTTCTACATCTGTTGTTCTTCTATGTTTttag
- the LOC107425531 gene encoding trihelix transcription factor DF1, whose protein sequence is MLEEVSTVPENLSAGTGNGEQQVSGDGDGGGVVGSVSVGFGEEERVGAEEGERNWLGNRWPQQETLALLKIRSDMDVTFRDANLKAPLWEDVSRKMRELGYNRSAKKCKEKFENIYKYHKRTKDGRSGRPNGKAYRFFEQLEALENHPFDPHPPSPSRGQVKTSTVETITSRTDVIHDAIPCSIHHPNMNLVDNSTSSSSSSGNESEDKKKKKRKMADFFGRLMKEVIDKQEDLQRQFIETLERCERDRMAREEAWKIQELERIRRERELLVQERSIAAAKDAAVLAFLKKFSEQADPVQLAENSMIAERVTDKQGMSNGESPGQMCLDKQEKHNGGSFMQLSSSRWPKDEVQALIRLRTNLDLQYEENGPKGPLWEEISTAMKKLGYNRSAKRCKEKWENINKYFKRVKESNKKRPEDSKTCPYFHQLDALYNKKTKKVDNSGNSGCDVRPEELLMHMMEGQQRLDSTMEDGESENFGQRHEEDNENEDGSGDGNQILAGDHSQMTAGNSSQSAADNPS, encoded by the exons ATGCTGGAAGAGGTCTCAACTGTGCCAGAAAATCTAAGCGCCGGCACCGGAAATGGGGAGCAGCAGGTCAGCGGGGACGGTGATGGTGGTGGGGTTGTTGGGTCGGTGTCGGTTGGGTttggagaggaagagagagtgGGAGCTGAAGAGGGTGAGCGAAACTGGTTAGGTAACCGGTGGCCGCAGCAAGAAACTTTGGCTTTGCTCAAGATAAGGTCTGATATGGACGTTACATTCAGGGACGCCAACCTCAAAGCTCCTCTCTGGGAAGATGTCTCCAG GAAAATGAGAGAGCTTGGATATAATCGAAGTGCCAAGAAATGCAAGGAGAAGTTTGAGAACATCTACAAGTACCATAAGAGGACCAAAGACGGCCGGTCTGGGCGTCCCAATGGCAAGGCTTATCGTTTCTTTGAGCAATTAGAGGCTTTAGAGAACCACCCTTTTGATCCTCATCCTCCTTCCCCATCCCGGGGTCAGGTTAAAACTTCCACGGTAGAAACAATAACAAGCCGAACCGATGTTATTCACGATGCAATCCCATGTTCTATCCATCATCCCAATATGAATTTGGTTGACAATTCTACTTCCAGTTCTTCATCTTCGGGCAATGAATCTgaagacaagaaaaagaaaaagaggaagatgGCAGATTTTTTTGGTAGATTGATGAAGGAAGTGATAGACAAGCAAGAGGATTTGCAAAGGCAGTTCATAGAGACATTAGAGAGATGCGAACGAGATCGGATGGCTAGGGAAGAGGCGTGGAAGATACAAGAGTTGGAGAGAATTAGAAGAGAGCGTGAGCTATTGGTTCAAGAAAGGTCTATTGCAGCTGCAAAAGATGCTGCTGTGCTTGcgtttcttaaaaaattttcagaacAAGCTGATCCAGTTCAATTGGCTGAGAACTCAATGATAGCTGAGAGAGTTACAGATAAACAAGGAATGAGTAATGGTGAGAGTCCCGGACAGATGTGTTTAGACAAGCAAGAGAAGCATAATGGTGGAAGTTTTATGCAGTTGAGCTCGTCTCGATGGCCAAAAGATGAAGTTCAAGCTTTGATTAGGCTGAGGACTAATCTTGATTTGCAATATGAAGAAAATGGACCTAAAGGGCCTCTATGGGAGGAGATCTCAACAGCCATGAAAAAGCTTGGTTACAACAGGAGTGCAAAGAGGTGCAAAGAAAAATGGGAGAACATTAACAAGTACTTCAAGAGGGTAAAAGAAAGTAACAAGAAAAGGCCTGAGGATTCAAAGACTTGTCCTTATTTCCATCAGCTTGATGCTCTATACAATAAGAAGACTAAGAAGGTTGATAATTCAGGTAATTCTGGTTGTGATGTGAGGCCTGAGGAGCTCTTGATGCATATGATGGAAGGGCAACAACGGCTGGATTCCACTATGGAGGACGGTGAAAGTGAGAACTTTGGTCAGCGACATGAAGAAGATAATGAAAATGAAGATGGAAGTGGAGATGGGAATCAGATTTTAGCAGGTGATCATTCTCAAATGACAGCTGGTAATTCTTCTCAAAGTGCAGCAGATAATCCTTCTTAA
- the LOC125423830 gene encoding protein BOLA2: MGVTKEQVESSLTSKLNPSHLEVIDTSGGCGASFTIEIVSEQFEGKRLLERHRLVNTALEGVMKEIHALSIKKAVTPEQWKQQQSSTSAV; the protein is encoded by the exons ATGGGAGTGACGAAGGAACAAGTTGAATCTTCACTGACCTCCAAATTGAATCCTTCTCATCTC GAAGTAATTGATACATCTGGAGG ATGTGGTGCGAGCTTTACTATTGAGATTGTATCTGAACAATTTGAAGGAAAGAGGTTGTTGGAGAGGCATAGGCTGGTGAATACTGCTTTGGAAGGAGTGATGAAAGAAATCCATGCACTCTCAATAAAGAAAGCTGTAACCCCAGAGCAATGGAAACAACAACAGTCATCTACATCTGCTGTTTGA
- the LOC107425532 gene encoding pentatricopeptide repeat-containing protein At3g14730 has translation MPLGFFNRRTVFSKVLFHKPLFFSFSYSQSTNPSLQPLYDLPTCIASLQACANHENLIRGQQIHSYMLTNGFLNSPRSITSLINMYTKCNRMDFAVSIFNNPFHDCNVFAYNAIIAGFIANGFVHNGFEFYEQMRMAGIMPDKFTFPCVIRACCDVVEVCKIHGMLFKLGLELDVFVGSALVNSYLKLSSVDEAQEVFEELPMKDIVLWNAMVNGYKEIGRFDEALKVFRTMGKEGVVSSRFTVTGVLSIFAVKGDFDNGRAVHAFVIKMRYDIGIAVSNALIDMYGKCKCVDEALLIFEAMLEKDIFSWNSILSVHDQCTDHDGTLRLFGRMLAARILPDLVTITTVLPACSFLAALKHGREIHGYMITNGLGKDDNNNVYSDDVLVNNAIMDMYAKCGSMRNAYMVFDKLRIKDVASWNIMIMGYGAHGYGNEALDLFSLMCEAQLMPDEITFVGVLSACSHGGLLRQGLEYFTQMTSRYGVVPTIEHYTCVTDMLGRAGKLDEAYELVKNMPIEANPVVWRALLSACRLHGNADLAKVAAQRVIELDPGHCGSYVLMSNIYGVAGQYEGVSEVRHTMRQQNVKKIPGCSWIELKDGVHTFITGDRAHPDANLIYTYLILLTARLCEYGYVPHI, from the coding sequence ATGCCTCTTGGATTCTTTAACCGAAGAACTGTTTTCTCCAAAGTCCTCTTCCATAAACCTTTATTTTTCAGCTTCTCTTACTCACAATCTACAAACCCATCGCTTCAGCCCCTCTACGACCTCCCAACATGCATTGCCTCACTTCAAGCATGTGCCAACCATGAGAACCTCATCAGAGGCCAACAAATCCACTCCTACATGCTCACCAATGGTTTCCTCAACTCTCCGCGTTCCATCACGAGCCTTATTAACATGTACACCAAGTGCAACCGAATGGATTTTGCTGTTTCCATCTTCAATAATCCTTTCCATGACTGCAATGTATTTGCTTATAATGCAATAATTGCTGGTTTTATTGCAAATGGGTTTGTCCATAATGGGTTTGAGTTTTATGAACAAATGCGAATGGCCGGCATCATGCCGGATAAGTTTACGTTCCCATGTGTGATTAGAGCTTGTTGTGACGTAGTGGAGGTTTGTAAGATCCATGGGATGCTGTTTAAACTTGGATTGGAGTTGGATGTGTTTGTTGGTAGTGCTTTGGTTAATAGTTATTTGAAACTTAGTTCAGTGGACGAGGCACAAGAAGTGTTTGAGGAATTGCCAATGAAGGATATTGTGCTATGGAATGCAATGGTTAATGGGTATAAAGAGATTGGGCGGTTTGATGAGGCTTTGAAGGTTTTTAGGACTATGGGTAAAGAAGGGGTTGTGTCAAGTAGATTTACAGTTACTGGGGTCTTGTCTATTTTTGCGGTAAAGGGAGATTTTGACAATGGGAGAGCTGTTCATGCATTTGTCATAAAAATGCGGTATGATATAGGTATTGCTGTTTCAAATGCATTGATTGACATGTATGGAAAATGCAAATGTGTTGATGAAGCATTACTAATTTTTGAGGCAATGCTGGAAAAGGATATATTTTCATGGAACTCAATTCTTTCTGTTCATGACCAATGCACCGATCATGATGGTACTCTGAGACTCTTTGGAAGGATGTTAGCTGCTAGAATTTTGCCTGATCTGGTCACCATCACGACAGTTCTTCCAGCTTGCTCTTTTTTGGCTGCCTTAAAGCATGGTAGAGAAATTCATGGATATATGATTACTAATGGATTAGGGAAGGATGACAATAATAATGTATACTCTGATGATGTGTTAGTGAACAATGCCATCATGGACATGTATGCGAAATGTGGGAGCATGAGAAATGCTTATATGGTTTTTGATAAGTTGAGAATTAAGGATGTTGCATCATGGAACATCATGATCATGGGTTATGGTGCACATGGCTATGGTAATGAGGCATTAGATTTGTTTTCTCTTATGTGTGAGGCGCAGCTTATGCCTGATGAGATCACATTTGTTGGGGTCTTATCCGCTTGCAGCCATGGAGGTTTATTGAGACAGGGGCTTGAATATTTTACTCAAATGACCTCAAGATATGGTGTGGTTCCAACTATTGAGCACTATACATGTGTAACTGATATGCTTGGTCGGGCTGGGAAGCTTGATGAGGCCTATGAATTGGTCAAAAACATGCCTATTGAGGCCAACCCTGTTGTGTGGAGGGCTTTATTATCAGCATGTAGACTCCATGGTAATGCAGATCTTGCAAAGGTAGCTGCACAACGGGTGATTGAACTAGATCCAGGGCATTGTGGTAGTTATGTTCTCATGTCTAATATTTATGGAGTGGCTGGTCAATATGAAGGGGTATCTGAAGTTAGACATACAATGAGGCAGCAAAATGTCAAGAAGATACCGGGCTGTAGTTGGATTGAGCTCAAGGATGGTGTGCATACTTTTATTACTGGAGATAGGGCTCATCCTGATGCCAACTTAATTTAtacttatttgattttattgacAGCTCGTCTTTGTGAATATGGATATGTACCTCATATCTAA
- the LOC107425526 gene encoding ankyrin repeat-containing protein At5g02620-like, with the protein MEISLAISDANEVVSIPIQAENKNKYMDVVFYNAAVKGEIDVVEEQADNLARLLTPRNNTILHINILARPKEMESIEFVRSVLDKCPPLLFHANDKGETPLHIAARFGHHQVVKVLLEHAKSPRNIELESGTRQILQMTSKQKDTALHEAVRMNHTQVVRLLIKEDPDFSYSANKTGETPLYLAVERSYNHLAFEILDFCTSLVHRGPNGRTTLHAAVIKQDQEMTRRILERTKSTLTSEVDDEGWTPLHHCASFRGCLVILKMLLEADKSAAYISSKNDQLTPLHLAIQQRNIDIIKELILQCPDSTELVDHHERNVLHLAADTYFRDIWSFLLKNPAIEKLIKDKDDQGNTPLHVLAAANPISFFDVITRHPLPGLDKNEVNNENKTVLDVSLETQSGQLYLEIYILILQVLLPKFGNWKRSSRKSINRKIVSELYAARESHLLVATLIATVTFAAGFTMPGGYNSEKGDPGRGLAILSKKSAFQAFIITDTIAMVLSTSAVFLHFLLAMTTSSNLSPTKSKLVVVAFILTIYAMEAMIIAFAVGTYSVLGNSSALSIIIIIISLLFFLFSVPAFMIKLYLNK; encoded by the exons ATGGAGATTTCCTTGGCCATTTCCGATGCAAATGAAGTTGTCTCTATTCCTATCCAAGCAGAGAACAAGAACAAGTATATGGATGTTGTATTCTACAATGCCGCAGTCAAAGGGGAAATTGATGTGGTGGAAGAACAAGCTGATAATCTTGCTCGTTTATTGACTCCGAGAAACAACACCATCCTCCATATCAACATCTTAGCACGACCAAAAGAAATGGAGTCAATTGAGTTCGTGAGAAGTGTATTGGACAAGTGCCCACCACTATTATTCCATGCTAATGACAAAGGCGAAACACCATTGCACATTGCAGCCAGATTTGGGCACCATCAAGTCGTTAAGGTGCTGTTGGAACATGCAAAATCACCGCGGAACATAGAGCTCGAGAGCGGAACAAGACAGATACTGCAGATGACAAGTAAACAGAAAGATACTGCTTTGCATGAGGCAGTAAGAATGAACCACACTCAGGTGGTGCGATTGTTAATTAAGGAAGATCCTGATTTTTCATATTCTGCTAATAAGACTGGTGAGACACCACTTTATTTGGCAGTGGAAAGATCATATAATCATCTAGCTTTTGAAATATTAGACTTCTGCACATCCCTAGTTCACAGAGGTCCAAACGGGAGAACCACTCTACATGCTGCAGTTATTAAGCAGGATCaag AAATGACAAGAAGAATACTGGAAAGAACAAAGTCTACACTGACAAGCGAAGTAGACGATGAGGGATGGACACCCCTTCACCATTGTGCAAGCTTTAGAGGATGCCTTGTGATCTTGAAAATGTTACTAGAAGCAGATAAATCAGCTGCTTATATTTCCAGCAAAAATGATCAATTGACACCTCTTCACCTTGCAATCCAGCAAAGAAATATTGACATAATTAAGGAGCTCATTTTGCAATGTCCCGACAGTACTGAATTGGTAGATCATCATGAACGGAATGTTCTTCATCTAGCAGCAGACACATATTTCCGTGACATCTGGTCTTTTCTGTTGAAAAATCCTGCTATTGAAAAACTTATAAAAGACAAAGATGATCAAGGGAATACACCACTCCATGTGCTTGCAGCTGCTAATCCTATCTCCTTTTTCGATGTAATCACTCGTCATCCTCTTCCAGGTCTTGACAAGAATGAGGTTAATAACGAAAACAAAACCGTGTTGGACGTTTCCCTGGAGACTCAATCTGGTCAGCTGTATTTGGAG atatatatacttatattgcAGGTATTGTTGCCCAAGTTTGGTAATTGGAAACGAAGTAGCCGGAAAAGTATCAACAGAAAGATAGTTTCGGAACTTTACGCAGCTAGAGAATCCCATCTACTAGTGGCAACACTTATAGCAACTGTAACTTTTGCGGCTGGATTTACCATGCCCGGTGGCTACAATAGTGAAAAGGGTGATCCTGGTCGGGGTTTGgcaatattatcaaaaaaatctgCTTTTCAAGCTTTTATTATTACAGATACAATTGCCATGGTCCTCTCGACTTCAGCTGTGTTTCTCCACTTTTTGTTGGCAATGACAACATCATCAAATTTAAGTCCAACAAAGTCTAAGCTTGTTGTTGTGGCCTTTATTCTCACAATATACGCCATGGAAGCAATGATCATAGCCTTTGCTGTAGGCACCTATTCAGTGCTTGGAAATTCTTCTGCCCTttccatcattattattatcatttcacttctcttctttctcttctctgtCCCTGCATTTATGATTAAGTTGtacctaaataaataa